Proteins encoded together in one Triticum dicoccoides isolate Atlit2015 ecotype Zavitan chromosome 7B, WEW_v2.0, whole genome shotgun sequence window:
- the LOC119339474 gene encoding uncharacterized protein LOC119339474, whose protein sequence is MCSGPTQSEVTSKEKKVTIYGGQVSLPQLVQADRYSDVQNMVGEAPMQAFPKPPSNNLDRHIEITGGSHTFDSGLGDVMKMFAESLHVHDISTSASLPMGGSSLLRQCCIERCPKLGEVFPSPSLTFQQLETFWASDLLMARWICSKAFRYNNYGTFSNLQHLQLRSCPRLQFVLPVWFDSFPSLETLHIIRCGDLRHVFVLDKGWHQQIYNQGVAFPKLATIHLHDLPMLQQICEFKMVAPELKTIRIRGCWSLHRLPVVGARSGDMKKPTIKIEKDVWDVLEWDQDVAPGHFEAPQHSRYYKEKLPRVSVLR, encoded by the exons ATGTGTAGTGGGCCAACTCAATCTGAAGTGACCAGCAAGGAGAAGAAGGTTACCATTTATGGaggacaagtcagcctgccacagcTTGTGCAAGCAGACCGGTATAGTGATGTCCAAAACATGGTTGGTGAAGCCCCGATGCAGGCCTTCCCTAAGCCTCCCTCCAACAACTTGGATCGGCATATCGAGATTACTGGAGGGAGCCACACCTTTGACAGTGGTCTGGGAGATGTGATGAAAATGTTTGCTGAATCCCTCCATGTCCATGATATCTCAACTAGTGCTAGTTTGCCTATGGGAGGCTCGAGTTTGCTCAGACAGTGCTGCATAGAGAGGTGCCCCAAGTTGGGTGAAGTCTTCCCCTCGCCTTCACTTACATTTCAGCAGCTAGAGACCTTCTGGGCATCAGATCTCCTAATGGCCCGTTGGATATGCAGTAAAGCTTTTCGCTACAACAATTATGGTACGTTCAGTAATCTGCAACACCTGCAGCTGCGCTCTTGCCCAAGGCTCCAGTTCGTGCTCCCTGTGTGGTTCGACTCCTTCCCAAGTTTGGAGACCCTCCACATCATACGCTGCGGAGACCTCAGGCACGTCTTCGTGCTGGACAAGGGATGGCACCAACAAATATACAACCAAGGTGTAGCATTCCCAAAACTGGCCACAATCCACCTGCACGACCTGCCAATGCTGCAGCAGATATGTGAATTCAAGATGGTGGCACCGGAGCTCAAGACCATCAGGATCAGAGGATGCTGGAGTCTGCACCGGTTGCCGGTGGTGGGTGCCCGTAGCGGAGACATGAAGAAGCCAACCATCAAGATCGAGAAAGATGTCTGGGACGTACTGGAGTGGGACCAAGATGTGGCCCCTGGCCACTTCGAGGCACCGCAGCACTCACGCTACTACAAGGAGAAACTGCCCAGGGTCTCTGTCCTCAG GTGA